Proteins co-encoded in one Stomoxys calcitrans chromosome 5, idStoCalc2.1, whole genome shotgun sequence genomic window:
- the LOC131997838 gene encoding uncharacterized protein LOC131997838 isoform X1 codes for MCKKLTPKSLEVVTLTTQSYKNCKRRQHTILDPSQAPTYTHTHIHTHQKRSFKIMAGYLPRPESPRPARPTRPRFDPREPRYRPASWQYACGLCQEDHAIRSCPRFRQMTPYQRYETVERRSYCRNCLARSHLAPDCPVVTACRTCDYRHHTMLHGAPQLRETYGSYSPPPMEIANPRQLAIEPANQMPIVQGPPPVEIPYSRATVFVPTAMVELAPEEQDDWAGVRVLLCQASTITRIAAATVTRLGIPTRERRGHRLATIRLRSRHASRRTMYTIRAVVTRDLPRRPYSDPIIPDPTSSLRSLSLADADPRGNEPIDVEVGADAYAHLRRSGVVQPGLGAVFAQETDWGYVFVGPVTSQARNQN; via the exons atgtgcAAAAAATTGACCCCAAAATCATTAGAAGTTGTG ACTCTAACGACACAAagctacaaaaattgcaaaaggcgCCAACACACAATTCTGGACCCAAGCCAAGCGcccacctacacacacacacacatacacacacatcaaaaaagaagcttcaaa ATAATGGCCGGATATTTACCTCGCCCAGAGTCCCCACGACCCGCCAGACCCACACGCCCTCGCTTCGACCCACGGGAACCCAGGTATCGCCccgcatcttggcagtatgcctGTGGCCTCTGCCAGGAGGACCACGCCATACGGTCATGCCCGCGGTTCCGGCAAATGACACCGTATCAGAGATACGAGACAGTTGAGAGACGGAGTTACTGTCGGAACTGTCTGGCGCGCAGCCATCTGGCCCCAGACTGCCCCGTGGTCACTGCCTGCCGAACATGCGACTACCGCCATCACACAATGCTGCATGGAGCCCCACAGCTTAGGGagacatatggcagctacagccCGCCCCCAATGGAGATTGCCAACCCACGGCAACTTGCAATCGAACCAGCCAACCAGATGCCCATCGTCCAAGGCCCTCCCCCGGTCGAGATACCTTACAGCCGGGCCACTGTTTTTGTACCCACGGCGATGGTGGAATTGGCACCCGAGGAGCAGGACGATTGGGCTGGGGTACGGGTACTTTTGTGCCAGGCATCGACCATCACCCGAATCGCGGCAGCCACAGTAACTCGCCTGGGGATACCAACGAGAGAGCGCAGAGGGCACCGTCTGGCAACAATAAGACTTCGGTCAAGGCATGCGTCGAGGAGGACCATGTATACCATCCGGGCGGTGGTGACCCGGGATTTGCCGCGACGACCCTATTCAGATCCCATCATTCCCGACCCCACAAGCAGCCTAAGATCCCTTTCTTTGGCAGATGCTGACCCTAGGGGCAACGAACCAATCGATGTAGAGGTAGGGGCCGATGCCTACGCCCACCTCCGGAGGAGTGGTGTTGTACAACCCGGATTGGGAGCCGTCTTCGCCCAGGAGACAGATTGGGGATACGTGTTCGTCGGCCCAGTCACCTCACAGGCGagaaaccaaaattaa
- the LOC131997838 gene encoding uncharacterized protein LOC131997838 isoform X2, which produces MAGYLPRPESPRPARPTRPRFDPREPRYRPASWQYACGLCQEDHAIRSCPRFRQMTPYQRYETVERRSYCRNCLARSHLAPDCPVVTACRTCDYRHHTMLHGAPQLRETYGSYSPPPMEIANPRQLAIEPANQMPIVQGPPPVEIPYSRATVFVPTAMVELAPEEQDDWAGVRVLLCQASTITRIAAATVTRLGIPTRERRGHRLATIRLRSRHASRRTMYTIRAVVTRDLPRRPYSDPIIPDPTSSLRSLSLADADPRGNEPIDVEVGADAYAHLRRSGVVQPGLGAVFAQETDWGYVFVGPVTSQARNQN; this is translated from the coding sequence ATGGCCGGATATTTACCTCGCCCAGAGTCCCCACGACCCGCCAGACCCACACGCCCTCGCTTCGACCCACGGGAACCCAGGTATCGCCccgcatcttggcagtatgcctGTGGCCTCTGCCAGGAGGACCACGCCATACGGTCATGCCCGCGGTTCCGGCAAATGACACCGTATCAGAGATACGAGACAGTTGAGAGACGGAGTTACTGTCGGAACTGTCTGGCGCGCAGCCATCTGGCCCCAGACTGCCCCGTGGTCACTGCCTGCCGAACATGCGACTACCGCCATCACACAATGCTGCATGGAGCCCCACAGCTTAGGGagacatatggcagctacagccCGCCCCCAATGGAGATTGCCAACCCACGGCAACTTGCAATCGAACCAGCCAACCAGATGCCCATCGTCCAAGGCCCTCCCCCGGTCGAGATACCTTACAGCCGGGCCACTGTTTTTGTACCCACGGCGATGGTGGAATTGGCACCCGAGGAGCAGGACGATTGGGCTGGGGTACGGGTACTTTTGTGCCAGGCATCGACCATCACCCGAATCGCGGCAGCCACAGTAACTCGCCTGGGGATACCAACGAGAGAGCGCAGAGGGCACCGTCTGGCAACAATAAGACTTCGGTCAAGGCATGCGTCGAGGAGGACCATGTATACCATCCGGGCGGTGGTGACCCGGGATTTGCCGCGACGACCCTATTCAGATCCCATCATTCCCGACCCCACAAGCAGCCTAAGATCCCTTTCTTTGGCAGATGCTGACCCTAGGGGCAACGAACCAATCGATGTAGAGGTAGGGGCCGATGCCTACGCCCACCTCCGGAGGAGTGGTGTTGTACAACCCGGATTGGGAGCCGTCTTCGCCCAGGAGACAGATTGGGGATACGTGTTCGTCGGCCCAGTCACCTCACAGGCGagaaaccaaaattaa